From the Paenibacillus sp. FSL H8-0548 genome, one window contains:
- a CDS encoding ABC transporter substrate-binding protein, producing the protein MHTKKWIVLFLSMIVVISVLSACGSNNAKKDGNSSAGENSAGNDKSNEPLTITFFDKNTGDKFSNAVAAEITKRTGITVEIQQPTGNPAEKLNLMLASDDLPDLIMFERSSDLVNKYIESGAIIPLNDLIEKHGPDVATMYGDVLNKTRYKDGKNYYLSNWYGFENEPVFGFNMRKDILKELAPDKAEGGVPFTETEFKQLLLDFKAKYPTMDGKETIALSMDGENFGGTLGTFKGMFGMLPFYDENGELKFDVKDPQYRKMILYMNDLYSTGLIDKEWAINKKQAWEQKLATGSVFASTGAYWDAGGANTILKKDRGEESQLFPYKVVVDGVDPAKTTYGGRSSLGWDAITITKKNKDPERTMKFMNFLASEEGQYLLMWGIEGQHWDMKDGKHTPRPEVLQSFKDDWNAYTKESGIRKWTWFIKNGNGSDGTPYDLAGRFERGAVDQMALKNLSDSVYDSVLFDGLGPQGGTPEALNEQKVNDIVKQGLTKAIMAKSPEEANSIFDKMLSDMKAAGDTKVEAIYTTNYKNRVELWK; encoded by the coding sequence ATGCATACTAAAAAATGGATCGTATTATTTTTAAGCATGATCGTGGTCATTTCTGTATTATCAGCTTGCGGCTCCAATAATGCTAAAAAAGACGGCAACTCGAGTGCTGGCGAGAATAGCGCTGGAAATGACAAGTCTAACGAACCACTGACCATAACCTTTTTCGATAAAAATACTGGAGATAAGTTCAGCAACGCGGTAGCGGCAGAAATTACGAAGCGGACTGGAATTACAGTAGAAATTCAACAGCCAACCGGTAATCCTGCTGAGAAGCTTAATTTGATGCTTGCGAGCGATGATCTGCCAGATCTCATTATGTTTGAGAGAAGCAGTGACTTGGTAAACAAATACATTGAGTCGGGTGCTATCATTCCACTAAATGATTTGATTGAAAAACACGGTCCAGATGTAGCAACAATGTATGGCGATGTGCTTAACAAAACGCGCTATAAAGACGGTAAAAACTATTACCTTTCCAACTGGTATGGGTTTGAGAATGAGCCCGTATTTGGCTTCAATATGCGTAAAGATATTTTGAAGGAGCTGGCTCCTGATAAAGCAGAAGGCGGAGTGCCATTCACGGAAACTGAATTCAAGCAGCTATTGCTTGATTTTAAAGCGAAATATCCAACGATGGACGGTAAAGAAACGATCGCTCTATCGATGGATGGAGAAAACTTTGGCGGTACACTTGGCACTTTCAAAGGCATGTTCGGTATGCTGCCTTTCTACGATGAGAACGGTGAGCTGAAGTTTGATGTGAAAGACCCACAATATCGCAAAATGATTTTGTACATGAATGATTTGTACAGCACGGGCCTGATCGATAAGGAATGGGCGATTAACAAAAAACAAGCTTGGGAACAAAAACTGGCGACAGGCTCTGTATTTGCTTCAACAGGCGCGTATTGGGATGCTGGAGGAGCAAACACGATTCTGAAGAAGGATCGTGGTGAAGAATCACAGCTGTTCCCTTACAAGGTTGTTGTAGATGGCGTAGATCCTGCGAAAACGACTTATGGTGGACGCAGCTCACTTGGCTGGGATGCAATTACGATTACGAAGAAAAATAAAGATCCGGAACGCACGATGAAATTTATGAACTTCCTAGCGAGCGAAGAAGGACAATATTTGTTGATGTGGGGAATTGAAGGCCAGCACTGGGATATGAAGGACGGCAAGCATACACCGCGTCCAGAAGTGCTGCAAAGCTTTAAAGACGATTGGAATGCGTATACAAAGGAATCAGGCATTCGCAAATGGACTTGGTTTATCAAGAACGGAAATGGTTCCGATGGAACACCTTATGACTTAGCGGGCCGCTTCGAACGTGGCGCTGTCGATCAGATGGCACTCAAAAACTTGTCTGATTCGGTGTATGACTCCGTACTCTTCGACGGTCTTGGACCGCAGGGAGGAACGCCTGAAGCACTGAATGAGCAGAAGGTTAATGATATTGTGAAGCAGGGGCTGACGAAAGCGATTATGGCGAAGTCTCCTGAAGAAGCAAATAGCATTTTTGATAAAATGCTTAGTGACATGAAGGCTGCTGGGGATACGAAGGTAGAAGCTATTTATACAACCAATTACAAAAATCGTGTTGAACTTTGGAAATAA
- a CDS encoding helix-turn-helix domain-containing protein: MDQSNLCPRFQKGMDIISRRWNGLIIFQLLSGPQRFCAVQSALPISGRLLSERFKDLENDGIVDRQVYPEIPVRIEYSLTAKGRALEPIIREIQIWSQDWIEKEAEA, from the coding sequence ATGGATCAATCTAATTTATGTCCGAGGTTTCAAAAGGGAATGGACATTATTAGCAGACGTTGGAACGGACTAATTATATTCCAGCTTTTGTCCGGCCCGCAGCGTTTTTGCGCCGTTCAGTCGGCTTTGCCGATCAGCGGAAGACTATTGTCAGAACGATTCAAGGATTTAGAGAATGACGGTATTGTCGACAGACAGGTCTATCCTGAGATACCTGTTCGCATAGAATATTCATTAACAGCGAAGGGTCGCGCACTCGAACCGATCATCCGGGAAATTCAAATTTGGTCGCAGGACTGGATTGAGAAAGAGGCAGAAGCCTGA
- a CDS encoding class III extradiol ring-cleavage dioxygenase gives MKPLFLAHGSPMLAVEHNEYSMFLKQTGESLTPDAIVIFTAHWETETVTISSKDDQYETIYDFYGFPDELYQIKYPAQGSTKVAALVGKLLSDKGISVAYDTDRGLDHGSWTMLKHMFPKADIPVVQVSVNPYRPMEEQYQIGEALRSLGSQNILLIGSGVTVHNLRAVNWGQKEPESWAVEFDEWLIEKMNKHDLNSLFQYEQLAPHAKMAVPRAEHFVPLYIALGSGAADAAPKVINRSYEFGTLSYLSMQF, from the coding sequence ATGAAACCTTTATTTTTAGCGCATGGATCACCGATGCTCGCTGTCGAGCACAATGAATATAGCATGTTTTTGAAACAAACGGGAGAAAGTTTAACGCCTGATGCGATCGTCATTTTTACCGCACATTGGGAGACGGAGACCGTTACGATCTCATCCAAGGATGATCAGTATGAAACCATTTATGACTTTTATGGCTTTCCTGATGAGCTGTATCAAATAAAGTATCCTGCGCAAGGTTCAACTAAGGTAGCGGCACTTGTCGGCAAGCTGCTGTCTGATAAAGGCATTTCAGTTGCCTATGACACCGATCGGGGACTAGATCATGGCTCATGGACGATGCTTAAGCATATGTTTCCGAAAGCCGACATTCCAGTCGTGCAGGTTTCCGTTAATCCGTATCGCCCTATGGAGGAGCAATACCAAATTGGCGAAGCTCTGCGTAGCCTAGGGTCTCAAAATATTTTGCTAATTGGCAGTGGAGTTACGGTTCATAATTTGCGGGCCGTCAATTGGGGACAGAAAGAGCCGGAGAGCTGGGCAGTCGAATTTGATGAGTGGCTGATAGAAAAAATGAATAAGCATGATTTAAATTCTCTATTCCAGTATGAACAGCTCGCCCCGCATGCTAAAATGGCAGTACCGCGTGCAGAACATTTCGTTCCATTATATATAGCGCTAGGCAGCGGAGCTGCTGATGCAGCTCCTAAAGTAATTAATCGAAGCTACGAGTTCGGTACACTTAGCTACTTATCGATGCAATTTTGA
- a CDS encoding GTP cyclohydrolase II codes for MIKPHIANLIKEKLKRTQSGNDDIYVIGPVKLPVELDGETKMFHWYSWLRKEAGAELSAEQLVEDLNRFSYADLQQSSVLVYGDFQQSEDALIRMHSICHTGDIFGSARCDCGFQLKQSMRIITEHGSGALFYLANHEGRGIGLFSKAIAYLLQEDGHDTVDANIELGFVDDARDYSDAIAVLKLLRSIPVSIITNNPRKVEALRKAGLNVAGRVPLWGNTSVYNEKYIQTKMNRSGHMGKEPQFLIK; via the coding sequence ATGATTAAGCCACATATAGCAAATCTTATTAAAGAGAAATTAAAAAGAACACAAAGCGGAAATGATGATATATACGTCATTGGTCCAGTAAAACTTCCCGTCGAGCTCGATGGAGAAACAAAGATGTTCCATTGGTACAGCTGGCTTCGCAAGGAAGCAGGCGCCGAGTTGTCTGCCGAGCAGCTGGTTGAGGATTTGAACCGATTCTCCTATGCGGATCTTCAGCAATCCAGTGTTCTCGTTTATGGCGATTTTCAACAAAGTGAGGATGCGCTTATTAGGATGCACAGTATTTGTCATACTGGAGATATATTTGGAAGCGCGAGATGCGACTGCGGTTTTCAACTGAAACAATCGATGCGTATTATTACTGAGCATGGCTCTGGAGCTTTATTTTATTTGGCCAACCACGAAGGGCGAGGTATCGGCTTGTTCAGCAAAGCGATTGCTTATTTGCTTCAGGAGGATGGCCACGATACCGTTGATGCGAATATAGAGCTGGGCTTCGTTGATGATGCGCGTGATTACAGTGATGCGATCGCCGTGCTTAAGCTGCTGCGCAGCATTCCAGTATCGATCATTACGAATAACCCGCGCAAGGTGGAGGCGCTTCGCAAAGCCGGCTTGAACGTTGCAGGCAGAGTGCCCTTATGGGGAAATACTTCAGTCTATAATGAGAAATATATCCAGACGAAGATGAATCGTTCGGGTCATATGGGGAAAGAGCCTCAGTTTCTTATTAAATAG
- a CDS encoding aldolase catalytic domain-containing protein, which produces MQSKTSHCKIVDCTIRDGGLVNNWDFSVEFVQHLYQSLNEAGVDYMEIGYKNSPKLLKGAESAGPWRFLDDDFLKKVIPNKGKTKLSALVDIGRVDENDILPRSESMLDLIRVACYIQDVDKALELVQVFHDRGYETTINIMALSNVMENQLIEAFQLINDSVVDVVYVVDSYGSLKPSDMSYLVDKFRQHLPNKRLGVHAHNNLQLAFANTLLSAEHGVELLDASVYGMGRAAGNCNTELLVAELKNPKYNLRPVLDMIEKFMIPLREKEEWGYIIPYMITGILDEHPRSAMALRGSADKDNGVEFYDRLTTPEIAHTK; this is translated from the coding sequence ATGCAATCAAAAACAAGCCATTGTAAAATTGTTGACTGCACGATCCGCGATGGCGGACTCGTAAATAACTGGGATTTTAGTGTCGAGTTCGTTCAGCATCTGTACCAAAGCTTGAACGAAGCCGGCGTCGATTATATGGAAATCGGCTACAAAAACTCGCCAAAGCTGCTTAAAGGTGCTGAAAGCGCAGGCCCTTGGCGTTTTCTCGACGATGATTTCTTGAAAAAGGTTATTCCGAATAAAGGTAAAACCAAACTTTCCGCGCTGGTTGATATTGGCCGTGTAGATGAGAACGATATTTTGCCGCGCAGCGAGAGTATGTTGGATCTGATTCGTGTAGCTTGCTACATTCAGGATGTAGATAAAGCGCTGGAGCTTGTACAAGTATTCCACGATCGCGGTTATGAAACGACAATCAACATCATGGCTCTTTCAAACGTAATGGAAAACCAATTGATTGAAGCATTTCAGCTAATTAACGATAGTGTTGTTGATGTGGTCTATGTCGTTGACTCCTATGGCAGCTTGAAGCCAAGCGATATGAGCTACCTTGTTGATAAGTTCCGTCAGCATCTTCCTAACAAACGTCTTGGCGTGCATGCACACAACAATTTGCAGCTTGCCTTTGCGAACACTTTGCTATCGGCAGAGCACGGCGTCGAGCTGCTTGATGCGTCTGTTTACGGCATGGGCCGCGCTGCAGGCAACTGCAACACGGAGCTGCTGGTAGCTGAGCTGAAAAACCCAAAATACAATCTCCGTCCTGTACTCGATATGATCGAGAAATTTATGATTCCTCTTCGTGAGAAGGAAGAATGGGGCTATATCATCCCTTACATGATTACAGGTATTCTAGATGAGCACCCTCGCTCTGCGATGGCGCTTCGTGGTTCCGCAGACAAAGATAATGGCGTAGAGTTCTACGATCGTCTTACGACGCCTGAAATTGCTCACACTAAATAA
- a CDS encoding VWA domain-containing protein has product MKEGHSFKESYKKRKGFSWFAVMGLAMLLILSACSSSSSENDSASTGKNSSPGSGNAAAENRETTKKEISMDNRLDSIAEVPQREKEGGKRGYPNSDHNEQAGQLTAGEWDDLTAWERFGNLLNSQEADNSKRLWQFWNFNRLEVIVTANGKAVSDASVELTAGKKTIWTARTNTEGRAYVYAGLFERDTANLGQYTVKVQSGQESKTTQQLQIPQQGSVKVDLGNSGKLSNQLDIMFVVDTTGSMEDELNYLEAELKDVVSRVSDQHSNQLDMRISANFYRDRNDDYIVKPYPFTSDVNKVISQFSKQEAKGGGDYPEAVDQALQDALFEHDWSKEARARLLFLVLDAPPHDDAQVIDEMKRLTKEAAAQGVRIIPVASSGVSVDTEYLLRFLAAATGGTYLFLTDDSGIGSGHLEPAVGEYEVKLLNDLLVEVINRYAQE; this is encoded by the coding sequence ATGAAAGAGGGTCATTCGTTCAAAGAGTCTTATAAAAAAAGAAAAGGCTTTAGCTGGTTTGCTGTAATGGGGCTTGCGATGCTGCTTATCCTTAGTGCATGCTCTTCTTCCTCCTCTGAGAATGACAGTGCGAGCACGGGAAAGAATAGCTCGCCAGGCAGCGGAAATGCTGCAGCTGAAAACAGAGAAACAACTAAAAAGGAAATAAGCATGGACAATCGCTTGGATTCGATCGCTGAAGTGCCGCAAAGAGAGAAGGAAGGCGGCAAACGAGGTTATCCAAATTCGGATCATAACGAACAGGCAGGCCAATTAACTGCTGGTGAATGGGATGATTTAACCGCTTGGGAGCGATTCGGGAATTTGCTTAATTCTCAGGAAGCGGACAACAGCAAGCGATTGTGGCAATTTTGGAACTTCAATCGGCTTGAGGTGATTGTGACAGCAAACGGCAAAGCGGTGTCCGATGCAAGCGTGGAGCTTACAGCAGGCAAGAAAACGATCTGGACTGCACGCACAAATACGGAAGGCAGAGCGTACGTTTATGCTGGACTGTTTGAGCGGGATACAGCAAATCTGGGGCAATATACGGTTAAAGTACAGTCTGGACAAGAGAGCAAGACGACGCAGCAGCTTCAAATTCCGCAGCAGGGCAGCGTTAAGGTGGATTTAGGAAATAGCGGGAAGCTGTCCAATCAACTCGATATTATGTTTGTAGTGGATACGACGGGCTCGATGGAGGATGAGCTTAATTACTTAGAGGCTGAGCTTAAGGATGTGGTAAGCAGAGTATCTGATCAGCATTCGAATCAGCTGGACATGCGAATAAGCGCCAACTTTTATCGTGACCGAAATGATGATTATATCGTAAAGCCATATCCATTTACGTCTGACGTGAATAAGGTCATCAGTCAGTTCAGCAAGCAAGAGGCCAAAGGGGGCGGCGATTATCCTGAGGCTGTCGATCAAGCGCTGCAGGATGCGCTATTTGAGCATGACTGGAGCAAAGAGGCAAGGGCTCGGCTGCTGTTCCTTGTTCTAGATGCGCCTCCGCATGATGATGCGCAGGTGATTGATGAGATGAAGAGGCTAACTAAGGAAGCAGCGGCACAGGGCGTTCGTATTATTCCCGTTGCCTCAAGCGGAGTTAGCGTAGACACTGAATATTTGCTGCGCTTCTTGGCAGCAGCGACAGGAGGCACTTATTTATTTTTGACGGACGACAGTGGAATTGGCAGCGGCCATCTTGAGCCGGCTGTAGGCGAATATGAGGTTAAGCTGCTGAACGATTTACTTGTTGAGGTCATTAATCGGTACGCGCAGGAGTAG
- a CDS encoding Glu/Leu/Phe/Val dehydrogenase, with product MASQTGAIVQQSLNALMGDYAFLPNLQDKAREQAFLSLAAILSTPNKVHKAFLRITVDNGDVVRIPAYRIQHNDTLGPYKGGIRFHESVSEDEVTNLAALMTLKNALHEVPFGGGKGGVIINPRNYSTKELYLICKKYVQYFSDVLGPDKDIPAPDMGTSEREMDWMMAEYKSIHPGHPYLGSFTGKSVINGGSLGRKEATGKGVYFTFRYMLYDFLRAQSSWLAGSINPFVQTALAHADKPLSIAVQGFGNVGSVAALEAYKCSYLNNKVVAVSDRNVTLYNPDGLSIPTLIEYTAQHQGDLPFEEAALAALNLKAQILPREEVLYLDVDVLFLAALEEQVHQDNVELVKARIIVEGANAPITGEADAVLSAKGTIIIPDILANAGGVIVSYFEWLQGRETQFFSEEQVYQMLYEKMQATLNGILPTFFGDPFPLRQSCYNHAVMKLSTVLYRQGKLY from the coding sequence ATGGCAAGCCAAACAGGAGCCATCGTACAGCAATCCTTAAATGCTTTAATGGGAGACTATGCCTTTTTGCCAAATTTGCAGGACAAGGCACGAGAGCAAGCCTTTCTTTCACTTGCAGCAATTCTATCTACACCTAACAAAGTACATAAAGCCTTCTTGCGAATTACCGTTGATAATGGTGATGTCGTCCGTATTCCCGCCTACCGAATTCAGCATAACGATACACTCGGACCTTACAAGGGCGGCATTCGTTTCCACGAATCCGTAAGCGAGGATGAAGTAACGAATCTCGCTGCGCTTATGACACTCAAAAACGCACTGCATGAGGTGCCCTTTGGTGGAGGCAAGGGTGGAGTCATTATTAATCCGCGCAACTATTCCACGAAAGAGCTTTATCTTATCTGCAAAAAATATGTGCAATATTTCAGTGACGTGCTGGGTCCCGATAAAGATATCCCAGCTCCCGATATGGGAACGAGCGAGCGCGAAATGGACTGGATGATGGCCGAATACAAAAGCATTCATCCCGGCCACCCTTACCTTGGCAGCTTCACCGGCAAAAGCGTCATCAACGGCGGCTCGCTTGGCCGAAAAGAGGCTACCGGAAAAGGCGTCTATTTCACCTTCCGTTATATGCTGTACGACTTCCTCAGAGCCCAAAGCAGCTGGCTTGCCGGCAGCATAAATCCATTCGTTCAAACCGCGCTCGCGCACGCGGACAAGCCGTTGTCGATCGCCGTACAGGGCTTTGGCAACGTCGGCTCTGTCGCCGCGCTGGAGGCTTACAAATGCTCATATTTAAACAATAAGGTCGTCGCGGTTAGCGACAGGAATGTGACACTCTACAATCCGGATGGCCTGTCTATTCCTACCTTGATTGAATATACCGCTCAGCACCAGGGCGATCTTCCGTTTGAGGAGGCAGCTCTTGCCGCCCTTAACCTGAAGGCGCAAATCCTCCCTCGTGAGGAGGTCCTTTACTTAGACGTCGATGTACTGTTCCTTGCAGCGCTTGAGGAGCAGGTTCATCAAGATAATGTCGAGCTCGTCAAGGCACGTATCATCGTTGAAGGAGCGAATGCACCTATCACCGGCGAGGCTGATGCCGTATTAAGCGCAAAAGGCACGATCATTATCCCTGATATACTTGCGAATGCCGGCGGTGTAATCGTCTCCTATTTCGAGTGGCTGCAAGGGAGAGAAACGCAATTTTTCAGTGAAGAGCAGGTTTACCAGATGCTTTACGAAAAAATGCAAGCAACGTTAAACGGTATTTTGCCGACATTCTTCGGAGATCCGTTCCCTCTGCGCCAAAGCTGCTACAACCATGCAGTAATGAAGCTATCCACTGTGCTTTATCGTCAGGGCAAGCTTTATTAG
- a CDS encoding glycoside hydrolase family 27 protein has product MTKAHKHHQYATLPPMGWNSWDCYGASVTEEEVRGNAAYMAEHLKDFGWEYVVVDIQWYEPGANSSQYRAFVPLEMDEHSRLLPAANRFPSAANGQGFKPLADYVHSLGLKFGIHIMRGIPRQAAHADTKLLGTEATARSIAHPNSICPWNTDMYGVDASKDGAQQYYNSLFDLYASWGVDFIKVDDIAASRLYGIHLDEIKLIRRAIEQCGRPMVLSLSPGPAPLEHSEELKELANMWRMTDDYWDLWHLLHEMFERCEKWAPKLTEGAWPDCDMLPLGHLGIRSVDGGGSDRWTRFTKDEQVTMMTLWSIFRSPLMFGGELRDNDEWTLGLLTNDEVLALHRNGRGARQLYREQERIAWTAQDEAGATYAALFNAGEQIDTVTVTLEQLGLSAAPQVRNLWAREDLGALNELSFTLAPHSSILLKLT; this is encoded by the coding sequence ATGACTAAAGCACACAAGCATCACCAATATGCCACTTTACCGCCCATGGGCTGGAATAGCTGGGATTGCTACGGCGCCAGTGTAACGGAAGAAGAGGTTAGAGGCAATGCCGCTTATATGGCGGAGCATTTGAAGGACTTTGGATGGGAGTACGTTGTCGTAGATATTCAGTGGTATGAGCCTGGCGCAAATTCATCGCAATATCGCGCTTTCGTGCCCCTGGAGATGGACGAGCATTCCCGCCTGCTGCCTGCCGCCAATCGTTTTCCTTCTGCTGCGAACGGGCAGGGCTTCAAGCCTCTCGCAGATTATGTCCATTCCTTGGGGCTAAAATTCGGTATTCATATTATGCGGGGCATTCCGCGTCAAGCGGCTCATGCCGACACCAAACTGCTCGGAACGGAAGCGACGGCACGCTCCATTGCTCATCCAAACTCTATTTGTCCGTGGAATACGGACATGTACGGGGTGGACGCCTCGAAGGATGGTGCACAGCAATACTATAATTCCTTATTCGATTTGTATGCATCCTGGGGAGTAGATTTCATCAAGGTCGATGATATTGCTGCCTCTAGGCTTTATGGCATTCACTTGGATGAAATTAAACTGATTCGCCGTGCAATTGAACAATGCGGCAGGCCAATGGTGCTCAGTCTGTCGCCTGGACCAGCTCCTTTGGAGCATTCGGAGGAGCTCAAGGAGCTTGCGAATATGTGGCGGATGACAGATGATTATTGGGATCTCTGGCATTTGCTGCATGAGATGTTCGAGCGCTGCGAGAAGTGGGCGCCTAAATTAACTGAAGGTGCATGGCCGGATTGCGACATGCTGCCGCTCGGTCACCTTGGCATCCGCTCCGTTGATGGCGGAGGAAGTGACCGCTGGACGAGATTTACGAAAGACGAGCAGGTCACGATGATGACGCTATGGTCGATTTTCCGCTCACCGCTTATGTTTGGAGGCGAGCTGCGAGACAACGACGAGTGGACTCTAGGCCTGCTTACCAACGATGAAGTGCTCGCTTTGCATCGCAACGGCCGCGGTGCCCGCCAGCTCTACCGTGAGCAGGAGCGCATTGCCTGGACCGCACAGGATGAAGCAGGTGCAACCTATGCAGCTTTGTTTAACGCAGGGGAGCAAATCGATACGGTCACCGTTACTTTGGAGCAGCTAGGCTTAAGCGCTGCACCGCAGGTTCGCAATTTGTGGGCTCGCGAGGATCTTGGTGCCTTGAATGAGCTGTCGTTTACCTTAGCACCTCACAGCTCTATTTTGCTAAAGCTGACTTAA
- a CDS encoding AraC family transcriptional regulator has protein sequence MVVQQPYGVYGYRFQDPPELPIYQLFATGCQEVTDQDYYWDGMKRIDGPLYLFQYTLSGFGHFRLGAETHEIHAGTAFLAEIPGDHHYCLPSSSDHWTFYFVLIRQQHLQGLWKELLQIIGIAPSFEPSSAVVRTLQRLYTEARSNRIHNSYQASSLVYGLMMELLQSSTAQQQEKESWPQPIQQAAAFMEAEFHRLQSLDDVAGAAGLSKYYFTRMFTQTTGITPMDYVTKLRIERAVQLLRTSPLSVEEIAYAVGFASGSYFSKVFRSRVGFPPADFRLAKELPSIDRLQFD, from the coding sequence ATGGTTGTTCAGCAGCCCTATGGTGTTTATGGCTATCGCTTTCAAGATCCGCCTGAGCTTCCGATCTATCAGCTGTTTGCAACAGGCTGTCAGGAGGTAACTGATCAAGATTACTATTGGGATGGGATGAAACGAATTGACGGACCGCTTTATTTATTTCAATATACCCTCTCCGGCTTTGGTCATTTCCGGTTAGGCGCAGAAACGCACGAAATTCATGCAGGAACAGCCTTTCTCGCAGAAATTCCCGGTGACCATCACTACTGCTTGCCAAGCTCCAGTGATCATTGGACCTTTTATTTTGTACTGATCCGTCAGCAGCATTTGCAAGGGCTTTGGAAGGAGCTCCTGCAAATAATAGGGATTGCGCCATCCTTTGAGCCGTCCAGCGCAGTCGTACGCACCCTGCAGCGCTTGTATACAGAAGCTCGCAGCAATCGCATTCACAACAGCTATCAAGCATCTTCGCTTGTTTATGGCCTGATGATGGAGCTGCTCCAATCGAGCACCGCGCAGCAGCAGGAGAAAGAGAGCTGGCCGCAGCCGATCCAGCAGGCTGCGGCATTCATGGAGGCTGAGTTTCACCGCTTGCAGAGCCTCGATGATGTTGCTGGTGCCGCTGGACTCTCCAAGTACTATTTCACAAGAATGTTTACCCAAACGACAGGCATTACACCGATGGACTACGTTACAAAGCTTCGAATCGAGCGAGCGGTTCAGCTGCTTCGTACAAGCCCTCTCTCCGTGGAAGAGATTGCATACGCCGTAGGTTTCGCAAGCGGAAGCTACTTTAGTAAAGTATTCCGAAGCCGAGTTGGATTTCCTCCCGCTGATTTCCGCTTGGCGAAGGAGCTTCCATCCATCGATCGATTGCAATTCGATTAG
- a CDS encoding CopD family protein, producing the protein MKKSILHHYADRAASKRRTSYLTMSVLLLILIAFASLLVLPEASAEPLGKYAAVEFDPHEQVGHHHSSDNSRAEGITAGEILFFAARALYYFALMLASGMMLWSVVIPVDKDSIARRLLIKWEVYAMRLLLLAALLFVFTHITQLLKGYDGGNPNEWFRLLTETSTGQSWLAILVLSLLGFAVLRLTDSFKLIWALLLAAVESFNGHIMALPDNTLAVVLDFLHIVCSALWAGGLLLLLMFWRAERKEAGRFAERFTKIAWMTILVLTASGIGMVVLLLPAWQYLFYTSWGIMLLAKGVLVLLVACTGFLLHRRAKQGKLPNGKLLKLDGLLMAMVLIIVSIFTYLSPVPNTEPLSYHKMGDKLHYTIQIKPNGPGPNRINLKIWLPMQLGAPASVSLRLQAVDHPNRPAIEVPLRAASGEDYLSFPGFTETDYESEKVELSTRGKWEVELIIKDQSGAETKELISFRND; encoded by the coding sequence ATGAAAAAATCCATACTTCATCATTATGCAGATCGGGCAGCCTCGAAGAGGCGGACAAGTTATTTGACAATGAGCGTACTGCTGCTCATCCTCATAGCATTTGCTTCATTGCTCGTATTGCCAGAGGCTTCAGCTGAGCCTTTAGGTAAATATGCTGCGGTGGAGTTCGACCCCCATGAGCAGGTGGGACATCATCATTCCTCAGACAATAGCAGAGCCGAAGGCATTACGGCTGGAGAGATTTTATTTTTTGCCGCTAGAGCGCTCTACTATTTCGCATTGATGCTTGCATCTGGAATGATGCTGTGGTCCGTTGTGATTCCAGTAGACAAAGATTCCATTGCTCGCAGATTGCTTATAAAATGGGAAGTCTATGCGATGCGTTTGCTTCTGCTTGCTGCATTGCTATTCGTATTTACTCATATTACGCAGCTGTTGAAGGGGTATGATGGCGGCAATCCGAACGAGTGGTTCCGCTTGCTGACGGAAACGTCCACTGGACAGTCATGGCTAGCTATTCTGGTGCTGTCGCTGCTGGGCTTCGCGGTACTGCGGCTGACGGATTCATTCAAGCTTATTTGGGCGCTGCTTCTCGCCGCAGTTGAGAGCTTCAATGGGCATATAATGGCTCTGCCAGATAATACGCTTGCCGTCGTTCTGGATTTCTTACATATTGTATGCTCAGCCTTATGGGCAGGCGGACTTCTTCTGCTTCTGATGTTCTGGCGAGCAGAGCGCAAGGAGGCAGGCAGGTTCGCAGAGCGCTTTACTAAGATTGCTTGGATGACGATTTTAGTATTGACGGCAAGCGGCATTGGGATGGTGGTGCTTCTGCTCCCCGCCTGGCAATATCTATTTTATACAAGCTGGGGCATTATGCTGCTTGCGAAAGGTGTGCTTGTTCTCCTCGTCGCATGTACAGGCTTTCTGCTCCATAGGCGAGCGAAGCAAGGAAAGCTGCCAAATGGCAAGCTTCTGAAGCTGGATGGCCTGCTGATGGCAATGGTGCTGATCATCGTAAGCATATTTACTTATTTGAGTCCTGTTCCGAATACGGAGCCGCTGTCTTATCACAAGATGGGGGATAAGCTGCATTACACCATTCAAATTAAGCCAAACGGACCTGGACCAAATCGCATAAATCTCAAAATATGGCTGCCGATGCAGCTAGGGGCACCAGCTTCCGTTTCTTTGCGGCTGCAAGCAGTAGATCATCCAAATCGCCCTGCGATAGAGGTTCCTCTACGCGCGGCTAGCGGCGAGGACTATTTATCCTTTCCAGGGTTTACAGAGACGGATTACGAATCGGAGAAGGTGGAGCTCTCTACGCGCGGAAAATGGGAGGTTGAGCTTATCATTAAGGATCAGAGCGGTGCGGAGACGAAGGAGCTTATTTCATTCCGTAATGACTAA